In the Bradyrhizobium guangzhouense genome, one interval contains:
- a CDS encoding DDE-type integrase/transposase/recombinase codes for MKFDTKQFAPTPTLPTRPNEAWAIDFAMLDQDRRALVMMVVDVGTRRPLSATVCLPIVDDVVATMRRLVRRSGRPQEVWLDAGFRADPMLQAWAREHSVLLVYTPAGLPRMNNPAERILHHLASFLHGRCFPELMELGHEIERWRQSYKTAVRTIPEVNQ; via the coding sequence GTGAAGTTCGACACCAAGCAGTTCGCGCCGACGCCGACGCTCCCCACGCGCCCCAACGAGGCATGGGCAATCGATTTCGCGATGCTCGACCAGGATCGCCGGGCACTCGTGATGATGGTCGTCGATGTCGGCACCCGCCGACCTCTGAGCGCGACGGTGTGCCTGCCGATCGTCGATGACGTCGTGGCCACGATGCGCCGCCTCGTCCGGCGTTCGGGGCGCCCTCAAGAGGTTTGGCTGGACGCGGGCTTCCGCGCCGATCCGATGCTGCAGGCCTGGGCTCGCGAGCATTCCGTCTTGCTCGTCTACACCCCGGCGGGCTTGCCGCGGATGAATAATCCCGCGGAGCGGATCCTCCACCACCTCGCGTCCTTCCTCCATGGCAGGTGCTTCCCGGAACTCATGGAGCTGGGCCACGAGATCGAACGCTGGCGCCAGTCCTACAAGACGGCCGTTCGCACCATCCCCGAAGTCAACCAGTAA
- a CDS encoding helix-turn-helix domain-containing protein: MTKASAITPGNLRAARALSAQSMKDVARAAEVSTWLISDFERGKQNSLGEHAEAISEAMAKFGVRFEVDGTISAAAPSAPTLATGAPFRWIEAQDLAAWAATRDGQEGLPELVSRLILATVGPSAQLRFPSGDSIVFPGWDGICDVATGKGNVPDGISVWEIGAQRTDIKGKADEDFEKRSTGFTTIARGDSAFIFVTPHRWPAKFAWVHEKEALVPPIWRKVGAIDGDDLVHWLDLCPGVSQWLANRIGKRRPGTRDLRQAFEEWSLATNPPMSAGLLLADRDEEATRLRRWLVGPPSVESVQAESTDEAVAFLGAVVEPLPTAYRLFWESRFLVAGSGEAARALIDLSAKVVVVLEEGDAGLAASLVKSGHHVFVALGSEAVPTSKVMQLPRPWRLAVERELVLMGIDRQKAQGLAKECGRSLAVLRRLMPVGVDRTPPWAAPPISSALLAAMLGGAWDSAYPVDRQIMERLSGRPYAEFEAELAPWSSALDSPLRRAGSAWKLASLRDSWFLMAGHLTARHLDLLTDAFLSVLSTDDPGFDADPAEKWNFQPGPPKLASRLLRKGLTEAMIALAVFPERAAAVHDAKGRSEAAVRALMRGADERKWWSLSNDFRGLAEASPEAFLDCLEQALDANPVPVMSVFRSDEGFLHKTEYLADLMWALELLAWSPDYLGRVAFALARLAELDPGGNWGNRPDATLKRIFLPWLPQTFAAAAERLEVLDAIVARQPEVGWDLLIALAPADFASEQPSAFPRWRDFSAGDPPPMLTRDELAENYAAVGQRLLCAAGNDPKRWAALLDRWHGFTEEWRANAQAALGGAIATFSLEQRTEFHETLRRVIGKHEHVPQAHWSLKSDALRPLKELLRQLEPTDPAVKHAYLFGGPTFAYRGDRSWRELEEEASSRRRDAAEDILATCSADDVIAMVGRVRQPRRLGEALASTSAPDAVKDSLMERALSAPELKEFARSMLFGLLQSRGEQWLLDRFRDGISRGEGSAVLARLALALSDGQKTWDAVDGAGAEVARAYWEQIEDHAIPDSADPAFVIDKLLAVDRGHTALAWIGGHPKLAVPASLIVSVLRHSSTTSGGHQDGDGMLQYYAVQLFERLDADPTANPLEIVGLEWIYYSLLEHSERPPKNLNDALAMEPHLFMDLIGRVYLPDGEVAPAEISEQDKNVAEQAWRVLSGWTTVPGTRSDGEIDPGALQAWVDEVRRIAQQKRLSPVTEGKIGAILSAATRTDGVPWPPEAVRQVLESSRSVDLEEGFYVALRNRRGITMRRANDGGDQERDLVAMYRSDAKSAGAANVRTRALLNKIAESYQYQANEEDEGAERRDW; this comes from the coding sequence ATGACGAAGGCTTCGGCAATCACACCAGGCAATCTGCGGGCGGCACGGGCGTTGTCGGCGCAGTCGATGAAGGACGTCGCGCGCGCGGCCGAGGTTAGTACCTGGCTGATTTCCGACTTTGAGCGGGGAAAGCAGAATTCGCTTGGGGAGCACGCCGAGGCCATCAGCGAGGCGATGGCCAAATTTGGTGTTCGCTTCGAGGTGGATGGCACCATCTCCGCCGCGGCTCCGTCCGCGCCGACTCTGGCGACCGGCGCGCCTTTCCGATGGATCGAGGCTCAGGATCTGGCCGCATGGGCTGCAACGCGCGACGGGCAGGAGGGCCTTCCGGAACTGGTCAGTCGACTGATCCTTGCGACGGTGGGGCCGAGCGCCCAGCTTCGATTCCCTTCGGGCGATAGCATCGTTTTTCCGGGATGGGACGGTATCTGCGACGTGGCGACCGGAAAGGGAAACGTTCCCGATGGAATCTCGGTATGGGAAATCGGCGCGCAGCGGACCGACATCAAGGGCAAAGCTGACGAGGACTTCGAGAAGCGCTCGACTGGATTCACGACCATCGCGCGCGGTGACAGCGCTTTCATTTTCGTGACGCCCCATCGTTGGCCCGCAAAATTCGCTTGGGTGCACGAAAAGGAAGCCCTTGTTCCGCCCATCTGGCGGAAGGTCGGCGCGATCGACGGCGACGACTTGGTGCACTGGCTTGACCTCTGTCCTGGAGTTTCGCAGTGGCTCGCGAACCGGATCGGGAAGCGTCGGCCGGGTACTAGAGATCTGAGGCAGGCTTTCGAAGAATGGTCCCTTGCTACGAACCCGCCCATGAGTGCGGGCCTTCTGCTTGCCGACCGGGATGAAGAAGCCACCAGGCTGCGCCGTTGGCTGGTCGGTCCGCCTTCCGTGGAGAGCGTTCAGGCTGAGTCGACCGACGAGGCGGTTGCGTTTTTGGGCGCCGTCGTCGAGCCACTTCCGACGGCATATCGGCTGTTCTGGGAGAGTCGATTTCTGGTCGCAGGGTCCGGCGAGGCGGCGCGGGCTCTCATCGATCTCAGCGCCAAGGTCGTTGTTGTTCTCGAAGAAGGTGACGCAGGGCTGGCTGCCTCGCTCGTCAAGAGCGGGCATCATGTGTTCGTCGCCCTGGGCTCGGAAGCGGTGCCGACTAGCAAGGTCATGCAGCTACCCCGGCCGTGGCGCCTCGCGGTCGAGCGAGAGCTGGTATTGATGGGCATCGATCGTCAAAAAGCGCAAGGCTTGGCCAAGGAGTGCGGACGCAGCTTGGCTGTTTTGCGTCGGCTGATGCCTGTCGGAGTGGATCGAACGCCGCCATGGGCAGCGCCTCCGATCTCTTCCGCGCTGCTGGCTGCCATGCTCGGCGGCGCTTGGGACTCGGCCTATCCCGTTGACCGACAGATCATGGAACGGCTGAGCGGCCGGCCCTATGCGGAATTCGAGGCGGAACTGGCCCCTTGGTCGAGCGCTCTGGATAGTCCACTACGTCGAGCCGGCTCAGCGTGGAAGCTCGCTTCTCTGCGGGATAGCTGGTTTCTCATGGCCGGACATCTGACCGCGCGTCACCTCGATCTCTTGACGGACGCGTTCTTGAGTGTGCTGTCGACGGATGATCCCGGTTTCGATGCTGATCCTGCCGAGAAGTGGAACTTCCAGCCAGGTCCGCCGAAGCTCGCTTCCAGGCTGCTCAGGAAGGGTCTGACCGAAGCCATGATAGCTCTTGCGGTCTTTCCCGAACGTGCAGCCGCTGTTCACGACGCGAAGGGGCGAAGCGAGGCAGCGGTTCGGGCGCTGATGCGAGGAGCGGACGAGCGGAAGTGGTGGTCCCTTTCGAATGATTTCCGGGGACTCGCCGAGGCCTCACCCGAAGCATTTCTGGATTGTCTGGAACAGGCGCTGGATGCGAACCCTGTGCCCGTGATGTCGGTGTTCAGGAGCGATGAGGGTTTCCTGCATAAGACCGAGTATCTAGCCGATCTGATGTGGGCGCTTGAGCTCTTGGCATGGAGTCCCGATTATCTTGGCCGGGTGGCCTTTGCGCTTGCGCGGTTGGCTGAGTTGGACCCCGGCGGCAACTGGGGAAACCGTCCGGATGCGACGCTCAAGCGCATCTTCTTGCCATGGCTTCCGCAGACTTTCGCCGCTGCGGCCGAACGGCTCGAGGTGTTGGACGCCATCGTTGCGCGACAACCCGAGGTGGGATGGGACTTGCTGATCGCTCTCGCACCAGCCGACTTTGCCTCGGAGCAGCCGTCGGCATTTCCTCGATGGCGCGATTTCTCGGCCGGCGATCCGCCGCCGATGTTGACTCGCGATGAGCTCGCCGAAAATTACGCGGCCGTCGGCCAGCGCCTTCTCTGCGCCGCTGGGAACGATCCGAAGCGCTGGGCTGCACTGCTGGATCGCTGGCACGGCTTCACTGAGGAGTGGAGGGCGAACGCCCAGGCTGCGTTAGGAGGCGCAATCGCCACCTTCAGTTTGGAGCAGAGGACCGAGTTCCATGAAACGCTTCGGCGGGTCATCGGCAAGCACGAGCACGTGCCGCAAGCGCATTGGTCGCTCAAGTCCGACGCGCTTCGTCCGCTAAAGGAGCTGCTCAGGCAGTTGGAGCCGACCGATCCAGCCGTCAAACACGCTTATCTCTTCGGCGGCCCAACGTTCGCCTACCGGGGCGACCGGAGTTGGCGTGAACTGGAAGAGGAGGCCAGTTCCAGGCGGCGCGATGCCGCCGAGGATATACTGGCGACATGTTCGGCTGATGATGTGATCGCCATGGTCGGTCGGGTTCGGCAGCCGCGGCGTCTCGGCGAGGCACTTGCCTCGACGTCCGCGCCTGACGCGGTCAAGGACAGTCTGATGGAGAGGGCGCTCTCGGCGCCGGAGCTGAAGGAGTTTGCCCGCAGCATGCTCTTTGGGCTTCTTCAGTCGAGGGGCGAGCAGTGGTTGCTCGACCGCTTCAGGGACGGGATCAGCAGAGGAGAAGGGTCCGCCGTGCTGGCGCGACTGGCGCTTGCGCTGTCGGACGGCCAGAAAACCTGGGACGCAGTCGATGGCGCTGGTGCTGAAGTCGCGAGGGCCTATTGGGAACAGATCGAGGATCACGCGATTCCCGATAGCGCTGATCCGGCGTTCGTCATCGACAAGCTTCTGGCCGTCGATCGGGGCCACACCGCGTTGGCTTGGATTGGGGGACATCCCAAGCTGGCCGTGCCCGCCTCTCTCATAGTTTCTGTCCTGCGCCATTCGTCGACCACGAGCGGCGGGCATCAGGATGGCGACGGGATGCTCCAATATTACGCTGTCCAGCTATTCGAACGGCTTGATGCTGACCCGACCGCAAACCCTCTGGAGATCGTTGGACTGGAGTGGATCTACTACTCGTTGCTGGAGCATTCCGAGCGTCCACCAAAGAACCTGAACGACGCGCTCGCGATGGAGCCGCATCTATTTATGGATTTGATCGGCCGCGTGTACCTTCCGGACGGCGAGGTCGCGCCCGCGGAAATCTCCGAGCAAGACAAGAACGTCGCGGAACAGGCGTGGAGGGTCCTGTCGGGTTGGACAACTGTGCCCGGCACAAGGTCAGACGGCGAAATCGACCCGGGCGCTCTGCAGGCGTGGGTCGACGAGGTACGCAGGATCGCGCAGCAAAAGCGCCTCTCGCCAGTGACGGAAGGTAAGATCGGGGCCATCCTGTCGGCGGCTACTAGGACGGACGGCGTGCCTTGGCCGCCCGAGGCGGTGCGGCAGGTACTCGAAAGCTCGAGAAGCGTTGATCTGGAAGAAGGATTCTATGTGGCTCTGCGCAATCGCCGCGGCATCACCATGCGAAGAGCCAACGATGGTGGAGATCAGGAACGTGATTTGGTGGCGATGTACCGTTCCGATGCCAAGTCGGCAGGAGCCGCGAACGTGAGGACGCGCGCGCTCCTGAATAAGATTGCCGAAAGTTACCAGTATCAGGCGAATGAGGAGGATGAGGGGGCCGAGCGGCGAGACTGGTAG
- a CDS encoding glyoxalase superfamily protein, giving the protein MNIIMMPEHRVKRTAKRLRKVLRDLGVELWYKQCLEIAARLCGFDDWDHFRARDVNAPLSPFDDYLSEEDFAIRDTFQMGVLETAGLGSIAREVLDRVNPTGSWAPVPAEEADG; this is encoded by the coding sequence ATGAACATCATCATGATGCCCGAGCACCGCGTGAAGCGCACGGCCAAGCGACTGCGCAAGGTCCTGCGGGATCTCGGTGTCGAACTCTGGTACAAGCAGTGCCTCGAAATCGCGGCCCGCCTTTGCGGGTTCGACGACTGGGATCACTTCCGCGCCCGCGATGTCAACGCGCCGCTGAGCCCGTTCGACGATTATCTGTCGGAGGAGGATTTCGCCATCCGCGATACGTTCCAGATGGGCGTGCTGGAGACGGCGGGTCTTGGCTCCATCGCCCGCGAAGTGCTGGACCGCGTGAACCCCACCGGCTCGTGGGCGCCGGTGCCGGCCGAGGAGGCCGACGGCTAG
- a CDS encoding Ku protein, with protein MAPRANWKGFLRLSLVTCPVALYPATSESEKISFNQLNRQTGHRIKYLKVDADTGDEVPNEDIVKGYELDKGQYIEVSKEELEEIGLESTRTIEIDEFVDKPDIDPRYLIRPYYIRPDGKVGHDAFAVIRETIREMNKVAIGRVVLTNREHIIALEPMDKGLVGTLLRYPYEVRSEAEYFDEIQNVKVTKDMLDLARHIVNQKAGRFEPEKFEDHYETALIDLINQKRAGKVITPKSKPAATNVVDLMEALRRSVGKEAAPAKAGKPARKAKKASPGQKEMLMSIEGKKPAKETAVKKPATGARRKSA; from the coding sequence ATGGCCCCGCGAGCGAACTGGAAAGGCTTCCTGCGTCTGTCCCTCGTCACCTGTCCTGTCGCGCTCTACCCGGCGACCTCGGAGAGCGAGAAAATCTCTTTCAACCAGCTCAACCGGCAGACCGGCCACCGCATCAAATATCTGAAGGTCGACGCCGACACTGGTGACGAGGTGCCGAACGAGGACATCGTCAAGGGCTACGAGCTCGACAAGGGTCAGTACATCGAGGTCTCGAAAGAGGAGCTAGAGGAGATCGGGCTGGAGTCGACGCGGACCATCGAGATCGACGAGTTCGTGGACAAGCCCGACATCGACCCGCGCTACCTGATCCGCCCCTACTACATCCGCCCCGACGGCAAGGTCGGGCACGACGCCTTCGCTGTGATCCGCGAGACCATCCGCGAGATGAACAAGGTCGCCATCGGGCGGGTGGTGCTGACCAACCGCGAGCACATCATCGCGCTCGAGCCCATGGACAAGGGCCTGGTCGGCACGCTGCTGCGCTATCCCTATGAGGTGCGGAGCGAGGCCGAATATTTCGACGAGATCCAGAACGTGAAGGTCACGAAGGACATGCTGGACCTCGCGAGACACATCGTGAACCAGAAGGCCGGGCGCTTTGAGCCCGAGAAGTTCGAGGACCACTACGAGACCGCGCTGATCGACCTCATCAACCAGAAGAGGGCGGGCAAGGTGATCACGCCGAAGTCCAAGCCGGCGGCGACCAATGTCGTCGATCTGATGGAGGCGCTGCGTCGATCGGTCGGCAAGGAAGCCGCGCCGGCGAAGGCCGGCAAGCCCGCCAGGAAGGCGAAGAAGGCCTCGCCCGGCCAGAAGGAGATGCTGATGTCGATCGAGGGCAAGAAGCCGGCGAAGGAGACCGCGGTGAAGAAGCCGGCCACGGGCGCGCGGCGGAAATCGGCGTAG